Genomic segment of Malania oleifera isolate guangnan ecotype guangnan unplaced genomic scaffold, ASM2987363v1 ctg352, whole genome shotgun sequence:
GGCCTTGAAAGGCCTGTCCAACTTTGGTTCACAATTTGGTCAACGGGTGCTGACGTGGCGTTTTACCGGTTGGCTGACCGGGCGTTTGACCCGCCGCATGACGTGGACGCTGACGCGGTCGTCGGATTTTCTAGAGCACGGATAAGGAGTGGTCTCGGCGGGTTGTGGATCTCGAGCCGGGATCCGGGTTGCGCGGTCGTGATCCGGGTCGCGGTTCACTGTGCCGGGTTTACGGGTCGGGCACGCGGGTCGGAATCTCGCCAatcgggcgaggaagacgcgtgcaggCGCGTGTCGCCGTCCCGAAGTCTTCGCCGGCGCGTGGGGCGCGTGGGGCTTACCCTGGTGTCCGTTTGAGGCTTGGTTtacaccgttggaatcgtctcgagcTGAATTGCACAATGGAAGGCTCAATttgggattttgagcaacttcaaaaaaCTGGGAGAAAATAGAATTTCTCCTCTGTTCACCTCTGTTTGGTGAACTCCGgcgtacctggacgctctgataccactttgttgggttTTACCGATCAATCAATTGATGAATAAGATGAGtaaacaagcacacacacaaaattgacacaggagttacgtggttcggccaaattccggcctacgtccacgggagcgaggGATTATTATTTGCTGGGAAAAATAaacagagaggaggaggaggattccCTCAGCACTCACTCAACTCTCTCTTATCTCTTACTGCACTGCACTCTGCACACTCTGCACTCTGATTTACAAcaccacacacacatgtatatatacacacaagcGGGAGCAAAAAATTCAACAATGGGCGGCCGGAAATGTCAACATTTCCGGCAAAGCAGGTGGAGCCGGAAATGTTGACGGAGCAGGGCAGCCGGCGCCGTAGATATTGAAGGAGAGCAGCAGCCTTCTgttgactgggtatggatccatcaggCACTTGCTTCGGTGAACACGTCCACTAAGGGGGTGGAACCGCCGTGGTTCAACCAACCCAGTACACCCCATTTTGCTGCGTCTTCCGCCGTGTATTTCTCTATGGCTTTGGGCGAGCCTGTGCCCAAGGATATCACCAGAAATCGGCTATAGTCCATTGGTTTGAGAGGATAGAAATCAGGATTTTTCCTTTTGATCTCCTTTGTTACCTCGCCCATGGCCAGTAAAGTCTGAAAGAgtaaatataaaacaattaatgatCATTAATTGAAGTGAAATACACACTAAATGGGGGCAACTATTTAGTATTACAGTTGCAAAAGCAACGTTAGAGccattttttattgttattattttttttttcaaagtaagAAGAATAAATTATTCACTGAAAGATCTCACAAACAAGAGGTTAGGTTTGAGAGCAAAGTTTACACAAATCTTTGGGGCCATTGTAGTGATCCCGGAAAACACTGACTGCGACGGTGAAAAGCATTTCAAAATGCTAAACTGAACACACACATATAATTTCATTAccaaagaagagaaaaaaaaaaaaaaaacacatacgGGATTATTTGCAGCCACACCGCCGTCTATTAGGTTGAATTCTCTGACTTTTCCTGAGGGATCTTTGGTTTGGAAATGGTGGGCTGGGAGATAAGTGGGTGCTGCTGAGGTTCCAATGCATATATCCGAGAGACAGGCATCTAAGTTCCTGTTGTTCTTCACCTGGTCACCATGAACAACCATGAAAACCATCAAGAACAatgcatgaagaaaaagaaatacataAAAAAGAGTTACTTAATATATGTGGATGAACAGATCATAGGTATACACGAACATCATAGGAAGAGAAGATGGTGGGCTGGAGATGCTTGACGTCAAATGTTGGGATTACAACGTTGGTTAATGTCTGGTGCAGACGGGTGTCTCCCAGTTTTTCCTTCACAAGGCCGTGCAAATGCTTCCCATCGTATTTTGGCCCCGACAGAGATTTGATTATTTTTGCAAACAAAGCAAATGGCGGACTACTGTTTgtttccaagaaaaaaaaattgaagaacatgGGTTCATGTCAGTAACTCTAAAATTTAATTAACTGATGATGTGCCTTTTTCAAATCATGCATGCAATACATATCATATTATCtgttatatataataattttaccAAGCTTGTGGGAAGATTTTTGGGCAATTGTCAAGGTAGAAGTCCTTGATATCTTTGGCAGCAAACAATGGGCGGCCATCTCCACCGGGGCTAGCGAGCATGGCCGTCACAAGACCCCCCGTGCTTGTTCCCGCAAGCACATCAAAGTAGTCTGCAATTCTTGCACCTTCACCGTCCAGCTTCTGCATTGATAGATCGAggagcaaaaaaaaaattaagcacaAGTTAGCTGTGTATAGATTGAGTTAGTTCGTTAATTAGGTCGGAAAATAAACATCGAACCTTACCGAGACAAGAAATGAGATGAATCGACATGCGCGGATAGGTACGTACCTGCAGTTCAGACTCTAGGAAGCTGAGGAGAATTCCTGGGATAATCCCTCGTATTCCACCCCCATCAATGCTGAGAATAGTGATTAGGTCTCCAAAAGTTGGGGGCTGTAGGGGAAAGCTTCTTGACTTTCTGTATGCTGTGGCTTCCATGAATATAGATTGGTTTGCTCGAATTGAACTTAATTATATATGTAAATGTGCggctggagagagagagagagagagctggagttttttttttttggagctaTCTAGCCTTAGAGGGAGGGGATTTCTATAGTGTATATTGAAGTTGAAAGACGTGGGTATACTCTTTGATGAAGCAGCTGGCAGTGATGAAATGAGTACTTATAAGCTCTTGGTTCTTACAATTTTCCAAGTTTCAGCAATAATCGAAATTTGTACATGGTGAGAGAATTTGACCCATTCTCTCTCTGACGAGGTTAGTCAACCTGCCGCCACCAATATCATCCTAAGAGCACAACTTGTAAAGAACCCAAGTTTTGGCATCAACCTAGTCAGCTCTGGCTGGCCAATTTTCACATCTACTCGCAATGAGAAGTGGAGGTGAGACTCTAGCGACTTGTAGGTAGTGCTAGGCCAAGCTTGTAGTCAGGTTCAAAACTAAATGAATTGGAGGTAACAAGCTAGCCATGAGCTAGCTGTAACATAGTGGAGTATCTCCTAATTAAACACACAAACCtagactcttttttttttttttttgtttcaagccCATTTGGGACCTGACAAATCGAACCGGTAACAGGTCTAATTCCTACCTCCATTTGTTAATGGTCCGGACAACTTCGGTCGAGCCCTTGACTAATATCAAACATTATCCTGGCGAATACATGCAATGGCGCAGCCCTTCGAACCCAAGCGAGCTGAGGTTCGTACCTTAGTTCCAGCCCTCCCTGGAAAATAATATGAGGGCATTACTCCATGATGTTACATCAATTAATGACCACAAGAGAGGTTTCTGGTTATCATATGGCTCCCAATCAATTCATGGTGTTTTTTTATTTGCTCAAGGTAGCGTGCGGTTGAACGTTATTCATGAATTGAAGAAAAGTGAAGAAGTGGGTTGAAAGGTACTAAATGTGGGCAGTGATAATTAATTGCCTCAGAGACTCCGTGAATCAATGACGTACAATTGCACTGCGAGATTGAATGAGCCTGCACGAAACTTCAACGAAATGAAGAAGCTTATATATGCAAATTTAATTTTATACCTATTAATTAAATGGCCGAATTATATTAATTATGTTTATTTCTTTGCTGTTTAATTAATGATTTCTGTGAACCTGCTTGTTTGTCGTAGGCTGTCTAACAGTTCAATAAGAACCACAAGCTACCTGAGATACAACCCCAAAACTATTAATACTTCTCTTTTTCTTTGCATTTTATGTGGGTTTGACTTGGATGCTATTCTTTCTTATGGAAAAAGAAATCTTCAATATTAATTAACTTGATATTTTAGTGactaaattataaaattttaaaagatatgATGTGGTTTTGAGGTGGCAAACATGTTTGATATCGGAATCGAGTAGAGATGGAGAAagtttttaattaataatatgaaaCATCCTATATAAAACTTACTCACTTTAATAAGCCAACACCAATTACaacaaaattaatataaatttttagTAAATAATATGGAATACGGCCTGAAATTGATTGATATTGAAATGACGTGGCCTATTATACACGGCTTCTGGCTGTGTATTTTAGCAAGCATGCCCACAAGATAGCTGCGCAATGTGGGGCTGATGCTGAGAGTGGGTCCCATGCCCAGCCTGTACATAATAGAAGAGGAGCATTTATTCTTGTTTATATTATCTTCCCCCACTGCAATTTATAAATGTGGGGTCACCTCTAGTAGTAAAGGCTATTCTAAAATTACGGATTCGATTCGCTTTAGCTATTATGTCAATGAATTATTAAGTATGCATCATTGGGCAGGTAACTTTCACTCTCGAATTTGGTGCAATATCATAGTGTTCAAAGTAGTGCGAAGGTGGTTGGAATCTccgaattattaaaaaaaatttattaatataataaaatgatTAGAAAAACTATTAATGTAACActtatttttattcaatattgcgattttatattataaaatgaGCACTATATATCTTTTagtaaagaaataaaagaaaacattGTAAACCCGATCTCTTATGTCCAAACAAGCATCCCTCTACGATTTTTTACATGAATTTAATAATTtcattataattaattaaaatagatTATATACAATTTTAATCATTCCAATTTTGTGTCAAAAACATTTTCGACTAAAATTTTACTTGAATTTAATAACTTCAATTGCCttgattaaaataaattttattaaattttcagtGATTTCAATTTTACATGCAAGAAAATGCGCCTATGTTTACCATCTCAAAGGgagaaaaatatatttactattattgaTCATCCGTACAACGCTAGTACTTCCTCTTGAGTGTCAAAAAAATTGACTCAAGGCTTTACGAAGTGCTTTCGTTGGCGATGTTGTGCTAATTAAGTTAGTAGACTCATGTATGACAACATCATTCAACATTAGCTAAACCCTTTTTAGTTTCATTCAATTTATTgtaattttcttttattatgGAAGATAATCCATGAATACAAATTTAGGATCCCAACTTTGTAGTGGCAACATAGAGTAGATTAAGAGAAAAAGAACAAAAGAATAAATGATGAACTTACAATGTGTTTTAATGAATAAAGATAACTTATTTggataattaatttttttacatatatagACAAGCTAAGGGTCTATGCATATTCCTTCCTAGTGAGCATGATTGATATACGTTGCGGAGATAACAATGTGAATGTTATTTAGTGCCTTTGCTAGGTTGCTGTGACTTTGTCAGTCGAAGTCTCCTTTCTTCGGAAAGTAGTTTTGCAAATCTGAAATGAGCAAACGAAAGAGTAgtattcattattttttatatgtattttaGTAGTATCTCAGATAGACAATGGAATAAACTCAATAAACCCTATATGGGAACGTAGGGCTTGTTCCTATGAGTATCTGGAATAAACTCACATATATGTCAAATAttattcataaaaatatatatatgtagggCTTATATATCCTCGTATTTGGTCGAGACATCACTCGGGATATATCCTTGAAATGTAAATTATTTTTCGGATATATATACCTTTTGAGAGCCTCCTCATTGGTG
This window contains:
- the LOC131147165 gene encoding patatin-like protein 2, whose amino-acid sequence is MEATAYRKSRSFPLQPPTFGDLITILSIDGGGIRGIIPGILLSFLESELQKLDGEGARIADYFDVLAGTSTGGLVTAMLASPGGDGRPLFAAKDIKDFYLDNCPKIFPQACSPPFALFAKIIKSLSGPKYDGKHLHGLVKEKLGDTRLHQTLTNVVIPTFDVKHLQPTIFSSYDVRVKNNRNLDACLSDICIGTSAAPTYLPAHHFQTKDPSGKVREFNLIDGGVAANNPTLLAMGEVTKEIKRKNPDFYPLKPMDYSRFLVISLGTGSPKAIEKYTAEDAAKWGVLGWLNHGGSTPLVDVFTEASA